A section of the Mesorhizobium loti genome encodes:
- a CDS encoding LysE family translocator codes for MTEPLLSQPQLWRPLLALVLAATVVMGSPGPATISVTAVGAAFGLRDSLRYTCGIVLGTAAVLLVVATGIVAVLGSMPRLAPVLVVASAAYILYLAFKIATAPPLAARTAEAARPTWLAGFLLAVANPKAYVAIAAVFAGASSKQGAAELGPWLKLAVLAGMIVVIHAVWLLAGAAFARFLRRPVTSRIINLVFAATLVLTTVLAVYG; via the coding sequence ATGACTGAACCGCTTCTCTCGCAACCGCAACTCTGGCGTCCGCTGCTCGCTCTGGTCTTGGCCGCCACGGTGGTCATGGGCAGTCCGGGTCCGGCAACGATAAGCGTTACGGCTGTTGGCGCGGCCTTCGGCCTGCGCGATTCGCTACGCTACACCTGCGGGATCGTTCTTGGCACGGCCGCCGTCTTGCTCGTTGTGGCGACAGGGATCGTGGCGGTGCTCGGGTCGATGCCGAGGCTGGCGCCGGTGCTGGTTGTCGCGTCCGCCGCCTACATCCTCTATCTCGCCTTCAAGATCGCTACGGCACCGCCCTTGGCGGCGCGCACGGCCGAGGCCGCGCGACCGACCTGGCTGGCCGGGTTTCTGCTGGCGGTCGCCAACCCGAAAGCCTATGTGGCGATCGCCGCTGTGTTTGCCGGCGCCTCGTCGAAGCAGGGTGCGGCAGAGCTTGGCCCATGGCTGAAGCTGGCGGTTCTGGCAGGGATGATCGTTGTCATCCACGCAGTGTGGCTTCTCGCCGGTGCGGCGTTCGCGCGCTTCCTGCGCAGGCCTGTCACTTCCCGGATCATCAACCTGGTTTTTGCCGCGACACTGGTGCTGACCACGGTGCTGGCTGTTTACGGCTGA
- a CDS encoding lysophospholipid acyltransferase family protein — MLYVRSLAFNFVFYVNLIVQMILWTPYYFLSPRHRAWFVPKFWSRSCMWLYDKIAGTRNDITGQENLPEGSFILAPKHQSFWDAIAFFPFLEDPLYILKRELTWIPFFGWYIMKMRMIPVDRGSRSKALKAVVAATKEEMARNPRQLIIYPEGTRRAPGDEPAYKYGIVEIYAQLGVPVVPVAHVAGLYWPRRKFLRYPGTIKARFLPPIPPGLGKDEFMARLIGETEAACDQILIEASRAPNPPALPPAAVKRLRELGAKP; from the coding sequence ATGCTCTATGTCAGATCGCTGGCGTTCAACTTCGTCTTCTACGTCAATCTGATCGTCCAGATGATCCTCTGGACCCCATACTATTTCCTGTCGCCCCGCCACCGCGCCTGGTTCGTGCCGAAATTCTGGTCGCGCAGCTGCATGTGGCTCTATGACAAGATCGCCGGCACCAGAAACGACATCACCGGGCAGGAAAACCTGCCCGAAGGCTCCTTCATCCTGGCGCCGAAGCACCAGTCGTTCTGGGATGCCATCGCCTTCTTTCCTTTCCTCGAGGACCCGCTCTACATCCTCAAGCGCGAGTTGACCTGGATCCCGTTCTTCGGCTGGTACATCATGAAGATGCGCATGATCCCGGTCGATCGCGGCAGCCGCTCCAAGGCGCTGAAGGCGGTGGTCGCGGCGACCAAGGAAGAGATGGCGCGCAACCCACGCCAGCTGATCATCTATCCCGAGGGCACGCGCCGGGCGCCGGGCGACGAGCCCGCCTACAAATACGGCATCGTCGAAATCTACGCGCAGCTTGGTGTTCCGGTGGTGCCGGTCGCCCATGTCGCCGGCCTCTATTGGCCGCGCCGCAAGTTCCTGCGCTATCCCGGCACCATCAAGGCGCGGTTCCTGCCGCCGATTCCGCCGGGCCTCGGCAAGGACGAGTTCATGGCGCGGCTAATCGGCGAGACGGAAGCCGCCTGCGATCAGATTCTCATCGAGGCATCGCGCGCACCCAACCCGCCGGCCCTGCCGCCAGCGGCGGTGAAGCGGCTGCGGGAACTCGGCGCGAAGCCATGA
- a CDS encoding LysR family transcriptional regulator, with protein MDRLEAMSLFVATVEAGSLSAAARRSGIPLATVSRKVSDLERHLQTRLLNRSTRRLTLTDAGDAYLAACRRILDEVGEAERVAGGEYSAPTGELIITAPIVFGRLHVLPIVTAFLAAYPQVDIRLTLGDRIVQLAEDHIDLAIRIGRLPDSRMVAIGVGSIRHVVCASPAYLSEHGTPKTPGDLETHSCVTFEGLGSLATWTFAVEKADVPVLVRSRLRVNTAEAAIDAAIAGVGMTRVLSYQIVAAVRSGTLRPVLRDFEPEPWPVNLVHAGQGRLPVKLRAFLDFAAPRLRECLAQATW; from the coding sequence ATGGATCGCCTCGAGGCCATGTCCCTTTTCGTCGCGACGGTGGAGGCCGGCAGCCTTTCGGCCGCCGCACGCCGTTCGGGCATTCCGCTTGCGACCGTCAGCCGCAAGGTCTCAGATCTGGAACGGCATCTCCAGACACGTCTGCTGAACCGCTCGACACGCCGGCTGACGCTGACCGACGCAGGCGACGCCTATCTTGCCGCCTGCCGCCGCATCCTCGACGAGGTCGGCGAGGCCGAACGCGTTGCCGGCGGCGAATACAGCGCCCCGACCGGCGAATTGATCATCACCGCGCCGATCGTCTTCGGCCGACTGCACGTGCTGCCGATCGTCACCGCGTTTCTCGCCGCGTACCCGCAAGTGGATATCCGCCTGACGCTTGGCGACAGGATAGTCCAGTTGGCCGAGGATCATATCGACCTCGCCATCCGCATCGGCCGGCTGCCGGACTCGCGCATGGTTGCCATCGGTGTCGGCTCGATCCGTCATGTTGTCTGTGCAAGTCCCGCCTATCTGTCCGAGCATGGCACGCCGAAGACTCCAGGAGATCTCGAGACGCACAGCTGCGTCACCTTCGAAGGCCTTGGCTCACTCGCCACCTGGACCTTCGCAGTGGAAAAGGCCGACGTTCCTGTCCTGGTCCGCTCAAGGCTGCGGGTCAATACAGCGGAGGCGGCGATCGATGCCGCTATTGCCGGTGTCGGGATGACGCGCGTGCTTTCCTACCAGATCGTCGCCGCTGTACGCTCAGGAACGTTGCGGCCCGTGCTCAGGGATTTCGAGCCCGAGCCGTGGCCGGTAAACCTGGTGCACGCCGGCCAGGGCCGGCTACCGGTGAAACTGCGCGCATTCCTCGACTTTGCCGCCCCACGCCTGAGGGAATGTCTGGCGCAGGCGACCTGGTAG
- a CDS encoding carboxymuconolactone decarboxylase family protein codes for MPRITTPSSIAAAPTATQPMLQAVEKQLGVVPNLFRMVANSPAALEGYLGMSGALAKGRLPASTRERIALAVAEINGCSYCLSAHTYLGKNLARLDDAEMLANRHGGSTDPKAGAAVRFAARVAHSRGHIGDEDLSAVRLAGYDDGEIIEIVQHVALNVWTNYINEVAQTEIDFPVVSIRDAA; via the coding sequence ATGCCGCGCATCACCACGCCATCGTCCATCGCCGCCGCTCCCACGGCAACGCAACCCATGTTGCAGGCTGTCGAGAAGCAACTCGGCGTCGTGCCGAACCTGTTTCGAATGGTTGCCAACAGTCCAGCCGCGCTCGAAGGCTATCTCGGCATGTCGGGGGCGCTGGCCAAGGGCCGGTTGCCTGCGTCGACACGCGAGCGCATCGCGCTGGCGGTCGCCGAGATCAATGGCTGCAGCTACTGCCTGTCCGCACACACCTACCTTGGCAAGAACCTCGCCCGGCTCGACGATGCCGAGATGCTCGCCAACCGCCACGGTGGCTCCACGGACCCCAAGGCGGGCGCGGCGGTGCGTTTTGCCGCCAGGGTTGCGCATAGTCGCGGCCATATCGGCGACGAGGATCTCTCCGCCGTCAGGCTGGCAGGCTACGACGATGGAGAGATCATCGAGATCGTCCAGCATGTCGCCCTGAACGTCTGGACCAACTATATCAATGAAGTCGCCCAGACCGAGATCGATTTTCCGGTTGTTTCTATCCGCGATGCTGCCTGA
- a CDS encoding DUF1348 family protein produces the protein MSESRPPLPPFTAETAAQKARTAEDAWNSRDPARVALAYTTDSRWRNRAEFLQGRDAIQAFLTRKWSRELDYRLIKEVWAFHGNRIAVRFAYEWHDDSGSWFRSHGNENWEFDEHGLMRLRIASINDLPIAEADRKYHWPLGRRPDDHPTLSELGL, from the coding sequence ATGTCTGAAAGCCGCCCGCCGCTTCCGCCCTTCACCGCCGAAACAGCCGCGCAGAAGGCGCGCACGGCCGAGGATGCCTGGAATTCACGCGATCCGGCGCGGGTCGCGCTTGCCTACACGACCGACAGCCGCTGGCGCAACCGCGCTGAATTCCTGCAAGGTCGCGATGCCATCCAGGCTTTCCTGACGCGCAAATGGAGCCGCGAGCTCGATTATCGACTGATCAAGGAAGTCTGGGCTTTCCACGGCAACCGCATCGCCGTGCGCTTCGCCTATGAATGGCACGACGACAGCGGTTCATGGTTCCGCAGCCATGGCAACGAGAACTGGGAGTTCGACGAGCACGGGCTGATGCGCCTGCGCATCGCGAGCATCAACGACCTGCCGATCGCGGAAGCCGACCGTAAATATCACTGGCCGCTCGGGCGCCGCCCGGATGATCACCCAACATTGTCGGAGCTCGGGCTTTAG
- a CDS encoding pyridoxamine 5'-phosphate oxidase family protein, whose translation MNAHAFASDVAFTPTVKAIQTRKGSRQSYSRVEERGGWKSVITPDLAAFIEMQTSVFLSTANGDGQPYIQHRGGPAGFLKVLDEKTIGFADFSGNRQFITQGNLADNPRAFLFLIDYMLRQRIKIWGTARVVEDDAELMAKLMPQDYKARPEQVILFTVSAWDANCPQHIPQRFEAADVAAALGERDKRIQHLEQEIARLKQASTGTDKE comes from the coding sequence ATGAACGCACATGCTTTTGCCAGCGACGTCGCCTTCACGCCGACCGTCAAGGCGATCCAGACGCGCAAGGGCTCGCGCCAGTCCTACTCCCGCGTCGAGGAGCGCGGTGGCTGGAAATCGGTGATCACGCCGGACCTTGCCGCCTTCATCGAGATGCAGACCAGCGTCTTCCTGTCGACGGCCAATGGCGATGGCCAGCCGTATATCCAGCATCGCGGCGGGCCGGCCGGCTTTCTCAAGGTGCTCGACGAAAAGACGATCGGCTTCGCGGATTTTTCCGGCAACAGGCAGTTCATCACGCAGGGCAACCTGGCCGACAACCCACGCGCCTTTCTGTTCCTGATCGACTATATGCTGCGCCAGCGTATCAAGATCTGGGGTACGGCGCGCGTGGTAGAAGACGATGCCGAGTTGATGGCCAAGCTGATGCCGCAGGATTACAAGGCTCGTCCCGAGCAGGTCATCCTGTTCACCGTCTCGGCATGGGATGCCAACTGCCCGCAACATATTCCGCAGCGTTTCGAGGCCGCCGATGTCGCGGCAGCGCTTGGTGAACGCGACAAGCGTATCCAGCACCTCGAGCAGGAGATCGCGCGCCTGAAGCAGGCGTCGACGGGGACAGACAAGGAATGA
- a CDS encoding YdcF family protein, translating into MAMDVRDSTGTAGQMPVVVARLRDHGRISRLKTALRVSALSLLVLATLFAGGFGWFANKVSHLTTPANPAKADAIIVLTGGQSRLDAAMELLASGKGERLLISGVHPSASRRQLQVATGGDKKLFSCCVDIDRAALDTIGNAEESAKWVESHAYNTVILVTNNYHMPRSLLEMSRLLHGAKLEPYPVVNSNLDNGGWLTKPQALRVLFTEYNKYLLALARGIVPVKPTPDGIALAETAAGG; encoded by the coding sequence ATGGCCATGGACGTGCGGGATTCGACCGGGACGGCTGGACAGATGCCAGTGGTGGTTGCTCGTTTGCGCGACCACGGCCGGATTAGCCGTTTAAAGACCGCACTTCGGGTTTCCGCGCTCTCTCTTCTCGTCCTCGCAACCCTATTTGCCGGCGGCTTCGGCTGGTTCGCCAACAAGGTCAGCCATCTGACCACGCCCGCCAATCCGGCCAAGGCCGACGCAATCATCGTACTCACTGGCGGCCAGTCCCGTCTCGACGCCGCGATGGAGCTGCTGGCGTCCGGCAAAGGCGAGCGCCTGTTGATCAGTGGCGTGCATCCCTCGGCGAGTCGGCGCCAGTTGCAGGTAGCGACCGGCGGCGACAAGAAGTTGTTTTCGTGTTGCGTCGACATCGACCGCGCCGCGCTCGACACGATCGGCAATGCCGAGGAAAGCGCCAAATGGGTCGAAAGCCACGCCTACAACACGGTGATCCTCGTCACCAACAACTACCACATGCCGCGCAGCCTGCTTGAAATGAGCCGGCTTCTGCATGGCGCCAAGCTGGAACCCTATCCGGTGGTCAATTCCAACCTCGACAATGGTGGCTGGCTGACCAAGCCGCAGGCCTTGCGCGTACTGTTCACCGAGTACAACAAATATCTGCTGGCGCTGGCACGCGGCATCGTACCGGTGAAACCGACCCCGGACGGCATCGCGCTGGCCGAGACCGCCGCCGGCGGCTGA
- a CDS encoding cell division protein FtsX, which yields MTDLSAEHFEEQEQDAEATVARPRAQRRMAPIVPAQNIAGRALVLVIAIMTFLSCLTFGAVTLVRDTASVWENQISREATIQIKPVDGLDMEAALTQASRIAGEFPGVKSTRIIDREATARLLEPWLGSGLNIDDLPVPRLIIVTIDENSPPDFAAMRAAITPKLPSASLDDHRTWVDRLVAMARTTVTIGIAVLALMLSATVLTVVFATRGAMAGNGHIIEVLHFVGAEARFIAREFRRHFLVTGMKGAAAGGAAAVLVFIVFSWWSSRNMATPQADQATALFGNFAIGSAGYLGVVLMVLVIGALTAATSHATVVAYLSDIDVRQPDA from the coding sequence ATGACTGACCTGTCCGCCGAACATTTCGAAGAGCAAGAGCAGGACGCCGAGGCAACTGTGGCACGGCCGCGTGCGCAGCGCCGGATGGCGCCGATCGTGCCGGCTCAGAACATTGCCGGCCGGGCGCTGGTCCTGGTCATCGCCATCATGACCTTCCTGTCCTGCCTGACCTTTGGCGCGGTGACGCTGGTGCGCGACACCGCCTCGGTCTGGGAAAACCAGATCTCGCGCGAGGCGACGATCCAGATCAAGCCGGTCGACGGCCTCGACATGGAGGCCGCCCTCACCCAGGCCTCGCGGATCGCCGGCGAATTCCCCGGCGTGAAGTCGACAAGGATCATCGATCGCGAGGCGACCGCCAGGCTGCTGGAGCCATGGCTGGGTTCGGGCCTCAACATCGACGACCTGCCGGTGCCGCGCCTGATCATCGTCACAATCGACGAGAACAGCCCGCCCGACTTCGCCGCCATGCGCGCCGCGATCACGCCGAAGCTGCCAAGCGCGTCGCTCGACGATCACCGAACCTGGGTCGACCGGCTGGTGGCGATGGCGCGCACGACGGTGACCATCGGCATTGCCGTGCTGGCGCTGATGCTGTCGGCGACCGTGCTGACGGTGGTGTTCGCCACGCGCGGCGCCATGGCCGGCAACGGCCACATCATCGAGGTGCTGCATTTCGTCGGCGCCGAGGCGCGCTTCATCGCGCGCGAATTCCGCCGGCATTTCCTGGTCACCGGCATGAAGGGCGCTGCCGCCGGCGGCGCGGCGGCGGTGCTCGTCTTCATCGTCTTTTCCTGGTGGTCGTCGCGCAACATGGCAACGCCGCAGGCCGACCAGGCAACCGCCTTGTTCGGCAATTTCGCCATCGGCTCTGCGGGTTATCTCGGCGTCGTCCTCATGGTGCTGGTGATCGGCGCGCTGACGGCGGCAACCTCGCATGCCACCGTCGTCGCCTATCTCAGCGACATCGACGTTCGCCAACCCGACGCGTGA
- the ftsE gene encoding cell division ATP-binding protein FtsE encodes MIRFENVGLRYGMGPEILRDISLHIPERSFQFLSGPSGAGKTTLLRLLFMSLKPTRGLITIFGKDRSRISRTELPHLRRRIGVVFQDFRLLDHMTTYENVALPLRVRGREEASYRTDVTELLKWVGLGERMHVLPPVLSGGEKQRAAIARALIEQPEILLADEPTGNVDPPLARRLLRLFIELNRLGTAVVIATHDLGLMEQVDARRMILAGGRLDIYD; translated from the coding sequence TTGATTCGCTTCGAAAATGTCGGCCTCCGCTATGGCATGGGTCCGGAAATCCTCCGTGACATTTCCTTGCATATACCGGAGCGCTCCTTCCAGTTCCTGAGCGGGCCTTCGGGTGCCGGCAAGACGACCTTGCTGCGCCTGCTGTTCATGTCGCTGAAGCCGACACGCGGCCTGATCACCATCTTCGGCAAGGACCGCTCGCGCATCTCGCGCACCGAACTGCCGCACCTGCGGCGCCGCATCGGCGTGGTGTTCCAGGATTTTCGCCTGCTCGACCACATGACCACTTATGAGAACGTCGCATTGCCGTTGCGCGTGCGCGGGCGCGAGGAGGCGAGCTACCGCACCGATGTCACCGAGCTGTTGAAATGGGTGGGGCTGGGCGAGCGCATGCATGTGCTGCCACCGGTTCTGTCGGGCGGCGAGAAGCAGCGCGCCGCGATCGCGCGGGCGCTGATCGAGCAGCCCGAGATCCTGCTGGCCGACGAGCCGACCGGCAATGTCGATCCCCCGCTGGCGCGGCGGCTGCTGCGGCTCTTCATCGAGCTCAATCGTCTCGGCACCGCCGTGGTGATCGCCACCCATGATCTTGGCCTGATGGAGCAGGTCGACGCGCGCCGCATGATCCTGGCCGGCGGAAGGCTGGATATCTATGACTGA
- the hpt gene encoding hypoxanthine phosphoribosyltransferase, translated as MPIVRDKDIEVLFSASAIARRNLELAKEIAGHDYHDLLVISVLKGSFIFAADLIRAMHDVGLSPEVEFIFISSYGAGTTSGEVRVLRDIDNEVAGRDVLLIDDILESGKTLTFTRDLMLARGAKSCAIAVLLDKRMRRQTALTADYVGFDCPDYFVVGYGMDVAHAFRELPFVGVVKGDA; from the coding sequence ATGCCCATCGTACGCGACAAGGACATCGAAGTCCTGTTTTCGGCGTCGGCGATCGCCCGGCGCAATCTCGAACTCGCCAAGGAGATCGCCGGGCACGACTATCATGATCTGCTGGTGATTTCGGTGCTGAAGGGGTCGTTCATCTTCGCCGCCGACCTGATCCGCGCCATGCATGATGTCGGCCTGTCGCCGGAGGTCGAGTTCATCTTCATTTCCAGCTATGGCGCCGGCACCACCAGCGGCGAGGTGAGGGTGCTGCGCGACATCGACAATGAAGTCGCCGGCCGCGACGTGCTGTTGATCGACGACATTCTCGAATCGGGCAAGACGCTGACCTTCACCCGCGACCTGATGCTGGCGCGTGGGGCCAAAAGCTGTGCCATCGCCGTGCTGCTCGACAAGCGCATGCGCCGCCAGACCGCGCTCACCGCCGACTATGTCGGCTTCGACTGCCCCGATTACTTCGTCGTCGGCTACGGCATGGATGTCGCGCACGCCTTCCGTGAATTGCCGTTTGTCGGTGTTGTGAAAGGCGATGCGTGA
- a CDS encoding response regulator, which produces MAKLLIVEDDESVRTLAARALERAGHAIDIAADGAQGLALIRAAHGGYDLVVSDIRMPEMDGIEMAVAAAALFPAMKIMLMTGYADQRERAEELNGIILDVVQKPFTLAEIRSRVERALICFA; this is translated from the coding sequence ATGGCAAAGCTTCTGATCGTCGAGGACGATGAATCCGTCCGCACCCTCGCAGCCCGCGCGCTCGAACGCGCCGGCCACGCAATCGATATCGCGGCGGACGGCGCTCAAGGCCTGGCGCTGATACGCGCCGCGCATGGCGGCTATGATCTCGTCGTCTCCGATATCCGCATGCCGGAGATGGACGGCATCGAGATGGCGGTCGCGGCGGCTGCCCTCTTCCCGGCAATGAAGATCATGCTGATGACCGGCTACGCCGACCAGCGCGAGCGCGCCGAGGAGTTGAACGGCATCATCCTCGACGTCGTGCAAAAGCCCTTCACACTGGCCGAAATCCGCTCGCGCGTCGAACGGGCGCTGATCTGCTTCGCCTGA
- a CDS encoding DMT family transporter, which yields MQNRMVRGILSLCLGVLVFSLQDPLVKAVSSSYPVTEVMAIRSIVALPILIILVHADVGLPAILSKRFGLLTIRAFIQFTSYTVYYLAIAALPLADAVALYFMAPLFIMALAGPYLGERVSWRTLATVLIGLLGVIVMVRPGAGLFDWAALLSLGSALLYGFSQLMARKIGDTESSTVMAFYQNGAYLIGAAVVAGTFHLAGITHAVHPSLEFLVRPWIWPTLPDFLKMAACGFVASAGMILLSQGYRLAPANRVATFEYTGILWSPLWGFLFFAEVPRSTTVIGAALIIGAGLLALNTERRRSPAPGLATAGPV from the coding sequence ATGCAGAATAGGATGGTGCGCGGCATCCTTAGCCTGTGCCTGGGCGTGCTGGTTTTCTCGCTGCAGGACCCGCTCGTCAAAGCCGTGTCGAGCTCCTATCCGGTGACCGAAGTGATGGCGATCCGTTCGATCGTCGCTTTGCCCATCCTGATCATCCTCGTCCACGCCGATGTCGGGCTGCCGGCAATCCTGTCGAAGCGGTTCGGCTTGCTGACGATACGCGCCTTCATCCAGTTCACCTCCTACACGGTGTATTATCTGGCCATCGCCGCGCTGCCGCTGGCTGACGCCGTGGCGCTTTATTTCATGGCGCCGCTGTTCATCATGGCGCTGGCCGGACCTTACCTTGGCGAACGCGTGTCCTGGCGGACGCTGGCGACGGTGTTGATCGGACTGCTTGGCGTCATCGTGATGGTGCGTCCAGGCGCGGGACTGTTCGACTGGGCGGCGCTGCTGTCGCTGGGGTCGGCCCTGCTCTATGGGTTCTCGCAGTTGATGGCGCGCAAGATCGGCGATACCGAATCGTCCACGGTCATGGCCTTCTACCAGAACGGCGCCTATCTCATCGGTGCGGCCGTGGTTGCCGGAACATTCCACCTGGCCGGCATAACCCACGCCGTCCATCCGAGCCTTGAGTTCCTGGTGCGGCCGTGGATATGGCCGACGCTACCGGATTTCCTCAAGATGGCCGCCTGCGGCTTCGTCGCCTCCGCCGGCATGATCCTTCTGTCGCAGGGCTACAGGCTGGCACCGGCCAATCGGGTCGCCACCTTCGAATACACCGGCATTTTGTGGTCGCCGCTCTGGGGCTTTCTGTTCTTCGCCGAGGTACCCAGGTCGACGACCGTGATCGGCGCGGCCCTCATCATCGGCGCCGGCCTGCTGGCGCTCAACACGGAACGGCGCAGGAGCCCAGCCCCCGGGCTGGCAACTGCCGGTCCGGTCTGA
- a CDS encoding LysR family transcriptional regulator, with protein MRPTLDSDLLRTFVAIAEAGNFTRAAEQAGRTQSAVSMQMKKLEELIGDSLFERGSRGVALTRRGGELIVNARRIVSLLDETAASMAAAPLGGPVRIGIPEEYGHAILSRALGAFSKRHTKVEVTVRYAHSEAQLAALAAGELDLCVVFEWQDPAGGEVLMHDPTVWVTSALHHMHEERPVPIALYNRVSWCKDFAIKSLEQRGLAYRVAYTSDTTGGLKLAVTSGLAIAPISRSNIPDGCRELTSADGFGDIDSSNVVMHRNSNASGEAIDGMQEAIREAFVNRQGQSLASS; from the coding sequence ATGCGTCCGACCCTCGACAGCGATCTCCTGCGCACCTTCGTCGCCATCGCCGAGGCCGGCAATTTCACCAGGGCAGCCGAGCAGGCCGGCCGCACCCAGTCGGCGGTGTCGATGCAGATGAAGAAGCTCGAAGAACTGATCGGCGACAGCCTGTTCGAGCGCGGCTCGCGCGGCGTCGCGCTGACGCGGCGCGGCGGCGAACTCATCGTCAACGCCCGCCGCATCGTCTCGCTGCTCGACGAAACGGCGGCGTCGATGGCGGCCGCGCCGCTCGGCGGACCGGTGCGCATCGGCATTCCGGAGGAATATGGCCACGCCATCCTGTCGCGCGCGCTCGGCGCATTTTCGAAGCGCCACACCAAGGTCGAGGTCACCGTGCGCTACGCGCATTCGGAGGCGCAGCTGGCGGCGCTTGCCGCCGGCGAACTCGATCTGTGCGTGGTGTTTGAATGGCAGGACCCGGCCGGCGGCGAAGTGCTGATGCACGACCCGACCGTGTGGGTGACGTCGGCCCTGCATCACATGCACGAGGAACGGCCGGTGCCGATCGCGCTCTACAACCGGGTGAGCTGGTGCAAGGACTTCGCCATCAAGTCGCTGGAGCAGCGCGGGCTTGCCTATCGTGTCGCCTATACCAGCGACACCACAGGCGGCCTGAAGCTTGCCGTCACCTCCGGACTGGCGATCGCGCCGATATCGCGCAGCAACATTCCCGACGGCTGCCGCGAACTGACGTCCGCCGATGGATTCGGCGACATCGATTCCTCCAATGTGGTGATGCATCGCAACTCGAATGCATCGGGCGAGGCGATCGACGGCATGCAGGAGGCGATCCGCGAAGCGTTCGTCAACCGGCAAGGTCAGTCTCTTGCATCCTCATAG
- a CDS encoding glyoxalase superfamily protein, producing MPKLGTVTPILRIFDVAKAHEFYVGFLGFEVQFEHRFEDNTPLYTGVYRDGCVLHLSEHHGDGAPGSHVRIETTDIAGLHRELTERKYRFARPGLEETPWKTKEVTVNDPFGNRLTFYEDARD from the coding sequence ATGCCGAAGCTCGGTACTGTCACGCCCATCCTGCGCATCTTCGATGTCGCCAAGGCGCATGAATTCTACGTCGGTTTTCTCGGTTTCGAGGTGCAGTTCGAACACCGCTTCGAAGACAACACGCCGCTTTACACAGGCGTTTACCGCGACGGCTGTGTCTTGCATCTGAGCGAACATCATGGCGACGGCGCGCCGGGCTCTCATGTCCGGATCGAGACGACCGACATCGCCGGGCTCCATCGCGAGTTGACCGAAAGAAAGTACCGCTTTGCCAGGCCGGGGTTGGAGGAGACGCCTTGGAAGACGAAGGAGGTCACGGTCAACGATCCGTTCGGCAACCGCCTGACCTTCTATGAGGATGCAAGAGACTGA